The following nucleotide sequence is from Microbulbifer sp. A4B17.
TTTATCCGGCCATCCTGGGGTTTACGCTTCTCTGCCACATTCATGCGGCCGAGAATTTTCAGGCGGCTGGTAACCGCAGCATTCACCTGGTCTGGCAGCTCGTGAATCGGGTGTAATACGCCATCGATACGAAAGCGAATACGCCCCACTTCCCGGCGCGGCTCGATATGGATATCACTGGCGCGCTGATCAAAGGCGTGCTGCAACAGCCAATCGACAATATTGACGATGTGCTGATCATTGGCTTCCGGGTCCTTTAAAGCGCCCAGTTCCAGTAACTGTTCAAAGTTATTTGCCGCTGAAGTCCCCTGGAGACCACTGGCACCGGAAATTGAGTTGGAGAGCGCGTAAAATTCGACGCAGTGGCGCTTGATATCGGCCGGATCGGCCACCACACGGCGTACTCTACGTCCACTGGTATGCTCCAGCTGCTCCTCCCAGCCATGGGTATACGGCTGGGCGGTTGCCACCAACAGCTCTTCGGGACCCGCCTCGACACAAAGGATCTGGTGGCGCTTGGCAAACTGGAAGCTCATTACTTCGGTGACTGCGCTCACATTCACCTTCAGCGGATCGATATGGTACAAGGGATGGGAGGAGCTCTCCGCCAGCCAGGCATTGAGGGTTTCACTACTCAACAGGCTACCTGGTTGCCTGCGGTTAGCCAGGTCACAACTGGCGATATAGCTGAGCGGGTGCATCTGGGCCTGTTCTGCGGTGCGCGGTGTACCGACGATCCGGTTGGCATCCTCCCGACTGACAAAGCCTTGCCCCACCAGATCTTCCAGTAAACCGCGCAGTTCCAGCAAGCGGTCTGCAACTCTGCTTTCTGCCATTGGCAACCCCTTTATTCTCATATGGCGACGTTGCATTGTAGCCCTATCATCAAGCTGTGAAAGTGCGCTGTTAACGCACTGTTACGAAGTTGCCCCGATTGGGGTACCATGCCGCCGTTTTCGCATTCTGAGCAATGGAGCTAACCATGGCCCTGTCGAATATTGCCAACTTATTTGGCCGCTCTCCGATTAAGCCAATCGAGAAGCATATGGCTACGGCCCACGAGGCATCGGCTGATCTGATCCCCTTCTTTGAAGCACTGATTCAAGGTGATCTCAAGGAAGCAGAGCAGATCCAATTGCGTATCTCTGCATCGGAGAACCGCGCTGACGATATCAAGAGAGACCTGCGCCTGCATATGCCGGACAGCCTGTTCATGCCCGTTTCCAGGACCGACTTGCTGGAATTGCTGCACGCACAGGATGAAGTAGCCAACACCGCCCAGGATATCGCAGGCCTGGCTGTGGGCAGAAAGATGCAGATTCCAGCACCTCTTCAGTCATTGATGACGACCTTTGTGGAGAGCGCTGTCGCCACCTCTGCACAGGCACTGCGCGCTATCAACGAGCTCGACGAGTTGCTGGAAAGCGGCTTTGCGGGACGTGAGGTAGACATCGCCAAGCGCATGACCGAGGAGCTGGATGAACTGGAGCGCAAGTCAGACAAGCTTGAAGTTGAAATCCGTGCGGCGCTGTTTGCTATTGAGAAAAACTTACCTCCGGTGGACGTTATGTTTCTCTACCGGGTTATTGAATGGATCGGTGAACTCGCCGATCGCGCCCACAGCGTGGGTAACCGATTGCAGTTGTTGTTAGCACGTTAGGGGGTTTGGCGTGGAAATTATTAGTCAATATGGCCATATTTTATTGATTTTGGCCTGTGTGGCAGGCTTCTTTATGGCCTGGGGCGTCGGTGCCAACGACGTAGCCAACGCCATGGGTACCTCCGTAGGTTCCCGTGCACTGACTATCAAACAGGCGATTATTATCGCCATGATTTTTGAATTTGCCGGTGCCTACCTGGCTGGTGGGGAAGTTACCGCAACCATCCGCAAAGGCATTATCGATTCTGAAGTCTTCGCCGCCCAACCACAGTTGCTGGTATACGGTATGCTTTCGGCACTGCTGGCAGCGGGCACATGGCTGCTGGTGGCCAGTATCCTCGGCTGGCCGGTATCCACCACTCACTCTATCGTCGGCGCAATTGTCGGTTTCTCTGCGGTGGGTATCTCTGCAGATGCAGTGGCCTGGGGCAAAGTAGGCAGTATCGTCGCAAGCTGGGTGGTCTCCCCGGTGCTCGCGGGCACCATTTCCTTCCTGTTATTCCGCAGTGTTCAGCGCCTGATCCTGGACACGGAAGACCCCTTCAACAACGCCAAGCGCTACATCCCCTTCTACATGTTTGCAGTGGGCTGGATGATTGCCATGGTAACCCTCACCAAGGGCCTCAAGCACGTTCTTAAAGACGCCAACATTCAGCTCAGCTTTATCCAGGATGCCGGTATCGCCGCTCTGGTAGGCCTTGCTGTCGCCGGTATCGGTGTCGCCATGCTCAAACGTGTTCAGCGCGACCCGGAAGCTGAGGCAGAAAACCGTTTCGCTAATGTCGAGCGCGTATTTGCCATCCTGATGATCTTTACCGCCTGTGCTATGGCCTTTGCCCACGGCTCCAACGATGTCGCCAATGCCGTTGGCCCTCTGGCGGCCGTCGTCAATACCATCCAGAGCGGTGCCATCACGGTCAAGTCCACTATGCCCTCCTGGATATTGCTGCTCGGTGGTATCGGTATCGTGGTAGGCCTGGCGACTTACGGCTTTAAGGTAATGGCCACAATCGGTAAGAAAATCACCGAGCTGACGCCAAGCCGCGGCTTCGCTGCCGAGCTGGGTGCCGCATCCACCGTGGTATTAGCCTCAGGTACCGGCCTGCCGATCTCCACCACCCACACCCTGGTGGGTGCGGTATTGGGAGTTGGCCTGGCGCGAGGTATTGGCGCCTTGAACCTGCGTATGATCACCACTATCGCCGCCTCCTGGGTAGTCACCCTGCCAGCGGGTGCAGGTATTGCGATCCTGTTCTTCTACTTCTTCAAAGGCCTGTTCGGCTAAAGCTGTAGAGTCATCGAGCAATCAAAAAGGGGCCCCAGGCCCCTTTTTTTATGTCTCTCACTCACCCCATTCTCAACTAAGCTGTGCCAGTAGCAAAACAGATATCTGGCACTTAAGGATTGCGCCTCAACTTCAATTCACTCGTGTAAATTACATGACTGTTAGCAACTGGACAGTGGGAACCTACCTGGCACAAAGATTAAAAGACGCAGGCATAGAGCACTACTTCGCCTTGCCTGGCGATTACAATCTGGTGTTACTGGATCAATTACTACTCCACCCAGATCTTAAAATGATCAGCTGCTGTAACGAGCTAAATGCAGGCTATGCCGCCGACGGCTATGCCCGCGCAACCGGTGGACCCTCAGCGGCAGTAGTCACCTTCTCCGTCGGCGGCCTCAGCATGATTAATGCAGTAGCCGGTGCTTTTGCCGAAGACCTCCCTTTAATTGCAATCTCTGGCGGACCAAATACGAACTCTGAGGCTGAGTGGGAGTATTTGCATCACACTTTAGGTAAGGTCGATTACAGCTACCAGAGCGAAATCTATTCGCGGGTAACAGCCGAAACCGTGGTTATCCACCATCCATCCCTCGCTCCTGCAGCGATAGACAGGGCAATTGATACCGCCATGCTGCGGCGTAAACCGGTCTACATTGAAATTGCAGCCAATATTGCTAACGCACCTACATCGGCCCCTATCCCCCGTGGATTTGCACGAAGCGCCACTAGCGACCCGGATTCCCTCTCTGCTGCGGTAGAGCATATTGCCGCATTCCTCAATGCTGCCGAACGGCCGGTTCTGATTGCGGGAGGAAGGGTACGCGCTGCCTGTGCGGAAGAATCCCTGCGCGAACTCGCCGCCAGCAGCCGTTACGGTGTGGCCTGTATGGCGGATGCCAAAGGGCTGCTGTCAGAGACCCACGATAACTTTATGGGTATGTACTGGGGACCGGTCAGTACACCGGGCTGCAGCGAGATAGTTGATACCGCCGACGCTTTGCTCTTCGCCGGCCCACTCTTTACTGACTACACCACAACCGGGCACCAGCTTTGCTTCGATCAAAGCAGGACCGTTATCGCACTGCCAACTTCTGTACAGCTGGGTGAGACCTGTTATAGCAATGTCCACATGAATGATTTGTTGGAAGCGCTGGTAGATAAACTCACTCCCAACACCGGTGCAGTACAAGCCTATCGCAGGGTCAGCAGTCCAAAACATATCCCCCAACCGGGCAAGCGAAGCGACAATTTGACAGTCCGTCAGCTGTTTGCGCGAATTCAAAAAATGCTTAAAAGCGATACCGCTCTGCTGGTGGAAACCGGGGACTCCTGGTTTAACGGTATGGAGCTGTCGCTACCAGATGGAGCCCGCTTTGAAATACAGATGCAATATGGAAGTATCGGCTGGTCTGTAGGGGCAACTCTAGGTTATGCCCTGGGTATGGGTGAGGGGCGGATGATTGCCTGTATCGGCGACGGCTCCTTCCAGCTGACCGCCCAGGAAATCTCCACCATGATCCGTTACAACGTTAATCCAATTATTTTTCTGGTGAATAACGGTGGCTACACCATTGAAGTGGAGATCCACGACGGCCCTTACAACAACATTAAAAACTGGGAATACGCGCAATTAATCGAAGTTTTCAGTGCAGGAGAAGGCAAAGCCTGGGGTTGTAAAGTCACCACTGAGGGAGAGCTGGACAAAGCAATCAAAGATGCCCTAAAACATGATGGGCTTTGTCTGATAGAGGCAATTATCGATCGCAATGATTGTAATGTGAATTTGCTCAGATGGGGAAACCAGGTAGCTCGGAACAATAGTCGCCCAAGCCGCAGTGTTTAATTATTCCCTCACCTTGCTTGGAGGGCCAGGCTAACCCACAAAAGAGATTTGGAATTCCAAATCCATATCTATTTATTACAAGCAACAGTAATATTCAGTGTCATTACTTGGGCCTGCCCCACCAATTTACTGTTGCCTGCGAATTTTTCCAGATGCCATTACTGTTGTTTGTCACACTGCTGTGGGCCTTTTCTTTCAGCCTGATAGGCGTTTACCTGGCCGGACAGGTGGATAGTTATTTTTCAGCAATGACACGGGTTCTCCTTGCCGCGGCGATATTCCTTCCCTTGCTGAAGTGGAAAGGCTGCGCTCCTCGCACTGCCATCTATTTAATTATGATTGGCGCTGTACAACTTGGGTTGATGTATCTATTTTACTACCAGTCTTTTTTACTCCTCAGTGTTCCCGAGGTGCTGTTATTTACCAT
It contains:
- a CDS encoding inorganic phosphate transporter; the encoded protein is MEIISQYGHILLILACVAGFFMAWGVGANDVANAMGTSVGSRALTIKQAIIIAMIFEFAGAYLAGGEVTATIRKGIIDSEVFAAQPQLLVYGMLSALLAAGTWLLVASILGWPVSTTHSIVGAIVGFSAVGISADAVAWGKVGSIVASWVVSPVLAGTISFLLFRSVQRLILDTEDPFNNAKRYIPFYMFAVGWMIAMVTLTKGLKHVLKDANIQLSFIQDAGIAALVGLAVAGIGVAMLKRVQRDPEAEAENRFANVERVFAILMIFTACAMAFAHGSNDVANAVGPLAAVVNTIQSGAITVKSTMPSWILLLGGIGIVVGLATYGFKVMATIGKKITELTPSRGFAAELGAASTVVLASGTGLPISTTHTLVGAVLGVGLARGIGALNLRMITTIAASWVVTLPAGAGIAILFFYFFKGLFG
- a CDS encoding TIGR00153 family protein, whose translation is MALSNIANLFGRSPIKPIEKHMATAHEASADLIPFFEALIQGDLKEAEQIQLRISASENRADDIKRDLRLHMPDSLFMPVSRTDLLELLHAQDEVANTAQDIAGLAVGRKMQIPAPLQSLMTTFVESAVATSAQALRAINELDELLESGFAGREVDIAKRMTEELDELERKSDKLEVEIRAALFAIEKNLPPVDVMFLYRVIEWIGELADRAHSVGNRLQLLLAR
- a CDS encoding thiamine pyrophosphate-binding protein → MTVSNWTVGTYLAQRLKDAGIEHYFALPGDYNLVLLDQLLLHPDLKMISCCNELNAGYAADGYARATGGPSAAVVTFSVGGLSMINAVAGAFAEDLPLIAISGGPNTNSEAEWEYLHHTLGKVDYSYQSEIYSRVTAETVVIHHPSLAPAAIDRAIDTAMLRRKPVYIEIAANIANAPTSAPIPRGFARSATSDPDSLSAAVEHIAAFLNAAERPVLIAGGRVRAACAEESLRELAASSRYGVACMADAKGLLSETHDNFMGMYWGPVSTPGCSEIVDTADALLFAGPLFTDYTTTGHQLCFDQSRTVIALPTSVQLGETCYSNVHMNDLLEALVDKLTPNTGAVQAYRRVSSPKHIPQPGKRSDNLTVRQLFARIQKMLKSDTALLVETGDSWFNGMELSLPDGARFEIQMQYGSIGWSVGATLGYALGMGEGRMIACIGDGSFQLTAQEISTMIRYNVNPIIFLVNNGGYTIEVEIHDGPYNNIKNWEYAQLIEVFSAGEGKAWGCKVTTEGELDKAIKDALKHDGLCLIEAIIDRNDCNVNLLRWGNQVARNNSRPSRSV